A DNA window from Engystomops pustulosus chromosome 6, aEngPut4.maternal, whole genome shotgun sequence contains the following coding sequences:
- the LOC140065694 gene encoding olfactory receptor 5G29-like, whose protein sequence is MNISHTMITGFILLGFSGITNHQVFLFPIFLCTYIITLCGNLTIIITYKLSPSLHTPMYFFLAHFSIMEILYVSCTVPKMLSDLLTEGKVISFSGCAIQMYCVLLFGGTECYMLAAMAYDRYNAICHPLLYTVIMSDITCIRHVVGSYVISAANALIHTAFTFSLPFCGSNEIDHFFCDVPPVLRLSCQDIWVNILVVFVIGGSVVIGSFIITIISYVEIISKILQLRSASGREKTFATCSSHLMVVTIFYGSVIFMYFRPKSSYKIGENGVVSLLYTVIAPLLNPFIYSLRNRDVKSNIKNIFLRLIEF, encoded by the coding sequence ATGAATATCAGTCACACAATGATAACAGGATTTATTCTATTAGGGTTTTCAGGAATAACCAACCATCAGGTTTTCTTATTTCCCATCTTtctatgtacatatataattacatTGTGCGGGAACCTAACTATAATTATTACATATAAGCTCAGTCCAAGCCTCCACACTCCAATGTATTTTTTTCTTGCTCATTTTTCTATCATGGAAATCCTGTATGTGTCATGCACTGTCCCTAAGATGTTGTCGGATTTACTGACAGAAGGAAAAGTCATCTCCTTCTCTGGTTGTGCTATACAAATGTATTGTGTCTTGCTGTTTGGTGGAACAGAATGCTACATGCTGGCAGCCATGGCTTATGACCGGTATAACGCCATATGTCACCCTCTGCTGTATACTGTGATTATGAGTGACATAACATGTATCAGGCATGTAGTGGGATCATATGTCATAAGTGCAGCTAATGCTCTGATACACACGGCTTTCACCTTTTCATTACCGTTCTGTGGATCTAATGAAATAgaccatttcttctgtgatgtTCCACCAGTCCTCAGGCTCTCATGTCAGGACATTTGGGTCAATATTCTTGTAGTATTTGTCATTGGTGGTTCTGTTGTAATTGGTTCCTTCATTATAACAATAATTTCCTATGTGGAGATCATTTCAAAAATTCTACAACTTCGATCTGCATCCGGCAGAGAGAAAACCTTTGCAACCTGCTCTTCTCACTTAATGGTTGTTACTATATTTTATGGATCAGTAATATTTATGTACTTTAGACCCAAGTCGAGCTACAAAATTGGAGAAAATGGTGTAGTCTCtttactgtatacagttattgctccACTTCTAAACCCTTTCATATACAGTCTGCGAAACAGAGATGTCAAATCAAATATCAAAAATATATTTCTACGGCTAATAGAATTCTGA